Part of the Pirellulales bacterium genome is shown below.
TCGACCTCCTCGCCGTCGAGCGACTCCATTTTGAACCGAAGCACGGTCTCGGTCTGCTCGACCCCCGGCGTCGGCTCGCCGCACCCGCCCAGCGCAGCGACGACCACGGCGGCAAGGGCGACAAACAGGACTGCTGAAAAGGTGCGCATACGCGGTTTCCTGAAGTTGACGGCAAACGGCTGCGGCGAGGCGTTCTCGCCCGCTACGAAACCCCAAACCGCAGCCGATTGTAACCCATCACGCCGCGTCGCGAGCGGGGCCGGCAATCGGTTCCGATTGAAATCGCCCATTGCAATGACAATGCCTAGATTTCGGGTTGGCGACAACGCAACAACTCTCTCTGGCTACAGATTGCTCGTCGCCGACCCGAACTCGTCGAGCGGATGACGCAGCGTGACCCGAGTTCATCCCCTGGCGTCTGTCATCCGCTTCGGACGCCTCGCCCGCAGCGACTCGTCTCGGGTATGATGGTCGCCTCGCCCGTCGGCTCCGGTTCGTCGTCCCCTTCTCCGCTCCCGCGCGTCAGCATGACCTCGCCACGCCTCCTGTCGCTCGACGCCTTTCGCGGCGCCACGATCGTCGCCATGATCCTGGTCAACAACCCCGGCACATGGGGCGCCCTGTACGCCCCTCTCGGCCACGCCGAGTGGCACGGCTGGACGCCGACCGACCTGATCTTTCCGTTTTTCTTGTTCATTATGGGGACGGCGCTCGCCTACTCGCTGCGCAAGTACCGCGAGGGCGCCGCGATCGACCCGGCCGTCTATCGCCGCATCGCCCGCCGGACGCTGTTGCTGGTGGGGCTCGGGCTGGGGATGGGGCTGTTCGGCAAGCTGTGCGACGTGATCTTCATCTCCCGCGATCCCTCCGGACTGCAACTCGACACGCTGCGCTGGCCCGGGGTGCTGCAGCGGATCGGCTTGGTCTACTGCGCCGCGTCGCTGGCGGTCCTGCATGCGGACCTGAAAAAGCAACTCGTGATCGCCGCGGCGATCTTGCTGGGGTACTGGGGGCTGCTCGCCAATCTTCCCGCCGACGCGAACCCCGGGGAGCGACTCGGCAAGACCGACAATCTGGTCCGCGCCGTCGACGTCGCGGTCCTCGGCAAGAATCACATGTGGACCCAGGCCACCACCGAACCGACCGACCCCGAGGGGCTGCTGAGCACCCTGCCGGCGGTCGTCACCGCCTTGGCCGGCTACTGGTGCGGGCTGGCGATCCAGCGCGGAGGCGCCAACTGGCGCACTGTCGCGCTGATGGTCGTCTGC
Proteins encoded:
- a CDS encoding DUF5009 domain-containing protein — encoded protein: MTSPRLLSLDAFRGATIVAMILVNNPGTWGALYAPLGHAEWHGWTPTDLIFPFFLFIMGTALAYSLRKYREGAAIDPAVYRRIARRTLLLVGLGLGMGLFGKLCDVIFISRDPSGLQLDTLRWPGVLQRIGLVYCAASLAVLHADLKKQLVIAAAILLGYWGLLANLPADANPGERLGKTDNLVRAVDVAVLGKNHMWTQATTEPTDPEGLLSTLPAVVTALAGYWCGLAIQRGGANWRTVALMVVCGLLVAALGEVWGLWLPINKKLWTSSFVLLTGGLATACLGACLAAFDVAGFRRGARPLEIVGVNAIFAFVGSGLLARLLGTIRVGEGSLQQAIYQTLFASRIADPRLASLGFALLTVAFWWIVLALMARRGWSIRV